A region from the Clostridium beijerinckii genome encodes:
- the dnaJ gene encoding molecular chaperone DnaJ encodes MASKDYYELLGLEKGAGDDEIKRAFRKLAVKYHPDKNQGNAEAEEKFKEINEAYQILSDPEKRAKYDQFGSAAFDGSGGFGGGGFDGFDMGGFGDIFESFFGGGGGNARRKNGPVRGNDIEYTITLTFEEAVFGAEKEISVTRSENCEQCHGSGAEPGTNSKTCPTCGGQGQVRVQRQTPLGSFVSTSTCDTCRGTGKIIEKPCSHCRGKGNVRKTRNIKVNIPAGVDTGNVMPLRGQGEHGLRGGSPGDLYVKINVTPSKVFTRKGNDVYIDAHVSMAKAALGTEITVSTVDGNVKYNVPAGTQSGTMFRLKGKGIQRVNSSGKGDQYVKVVVDIPKALNKEQKEALYDLMRASGEDFDETNAPKKKLFGKK; translated from the coding sequence ATGGCAAGTAAAGACTATTATGAATTACTTGGACTTGAAAAAGGTGCAGGTGATGATGAAATAAAAAGAGCCTTTAGAAAATTAGCAGTAAAATATCATCCAGATAAAAATCAAGGAAATGCTGAAGCCGAAGAAAAGTTTAAGGAAATAAATGAAGCTTATCAAATTCTCTCAGATCCTGAAAAGAGAGCTAAGTATGATCAATTTGGATCAGCTGCTTTTGATGGTAGTGGAGGCTTTGGTGGCGGAGGCTTCGATGGCTTTGATATGGGCGGTTTTGGTGATATTTTCGAGTCATTCTTTGGTGGTGGCGGCGGAAATGCTAGAAGAAAGAATGGTCCAGTAAGAGGAAATGATATTGAGTATACAATAACATTAACTTTTGAAGAAGCTGTTTTTGGGGCCGAGAAAGAAATATCAGTTACTAGAAGTGAAAATTGTGAGCAATGTCATGGAAGTGGAGCAGAACCAGGAACTAATTCAAAGACTTGCCCAACCTGTGGTGGTCAAGGACAAGTAAGAGTACAAAGACAAACTCCTCTTGGAAGCTTTGTTTCAACATCAACATGTGATACATGTAGGGGTACTGGTAAAATAATAGAAAAACCATGCTCACATTGTAGAGGAAAAGGTAATGTTAGAAAGACAAGAAATATAAAAGTTAACATACCAGCAGGTGTTGATACAGGAAATGTAATGCCGCTTAGAGGACAAGGCGAGCATGGATTAAGAGGTGGAAGCCCTGGAGATTTATATGTAAAGATTAATGTAACACCATCAAAAGTGTTCACAAGAAAAGGAAATGACGTGTATATAGATGCTCATGTTTCTATGGCTAAGGCTGCCTTAGGTACAGAAATAACTGTATCTACAGTAGATGGAAATGTTAAATATAACGTTCCAGCAGGGACTCAATCAGGAACAATGTTTAGATTAAAAGGCAAGGGTATACAAAGAGTTAATTCAAGTGGAAAAGGAGATCAATACGTGAAAGTTGTAGTTGATATTCCTAAGGCATTGAATAAAGAGCAAAAGGAAGCATTGTATGATTTAATGAGAGCATCAGGTGAAGACTTTGATGAAACTAACGCTCCTAAGAAAAAACTATTTGGAAAAAAATAA